The following proteins come from a genomic window of Desulfitibacter sp. BRH_c19:
- a CDS encoding MFS transporter produces MKKKMILPFTVLCAVPFIMVLGNSMLIPLLPAMRAEMNLTLFQVGLIITAFSVPAGIVIPIAGYFSDQLGRKVIIAPALIIYGAGGLIAGASALLMAQPYIIIMVGRVIQGIGAGGTYQLAMALTGDIFQSNERAKALGILEAANGLGKVVSPITGAALGLLIWFAPFFAYGFLAIPIAFAVWFMVKEPEKSQKQKVSKSQYLKELKTIFKDKGMSLLACFLAGSVVLFILFGVLSYISDILEQQYQIRGIAAGLLIAIPVASMAVTAYLSGLILQKQIGNVLKYVTLGGLTVLGVSMAIIAFVTNIYFLFVALVVMGIGTGSVLPAINTLITSAAETSERGIITCLYGSTRFFGVAMGPPTFGLVTEIGKLPLFLGASGLVIVSIVLGFILIKSKALLPPKLLQGS; encoded by the coding sequence ATGAAAAAGAAAATGATATTACCTTTTACGGTTTTATGTGCTGTACCCTTCATCATGGTTTTAGGAAACTCCATGCTAATCCCCTTATTGCCAGCCATGAGAGCTGAAATGAATTTGACATTGTTTCAAGTAGGACTTATCATTACCGCTTTTTCAGTACCAGCAGGGATTGTTATTCCAATTGCAGGCTATTTTTCCGATCAGTTGGGTAGAAAGGTTATTATCGCTCCTGCCTTAATAATTTATGGGGCCGGTGGCCTAATAGCTGGAGCATCTGCACTACTTATGGCACAGCCATACATAATTATTATGGTTGGTAGGGTGATACAAGGCATTGGTGCAGGTGGAACATATCAGTTAGCAATGGCTTTAACAGGGGATATTTTTCAAAGCAATGAAAGGGCAAAGGCTTTAGGAATATTAGAAGCTGCAAATGGCCTAGGTAAAGTAGTAAGCCCAATTACAGGGGCTGCTCTAGGACTCTTAATATGGTTTGCACCATTTTTTGCCTACGGTTTTCTTGCAATACCAATAGCCTTTGCAGTATGGTTCATGGTAAAGGAACCTGAGAAAAGCCAAAAACAAAAGGTATCGAAATCCCAATACTTAAAGGAACTTAAGACAATATTTAAAGATAAGGGAATGTCACTTTTAGCATGTTTTCTGGCCGGCTCAGTAGTACTATTTATTCTATTTGGTGTATTAAGTTACATTTCAGATATTCTTGAACAGCAGTATCAAATTCGTGGAATAGCAGCAGGACTTCTTATTGCCATACCCGTCGCATCTATGGCAGTTACAGCATATTTATCCGGTCTGATACTGCAAAAGCAAATAGGTAATGTACTAAAATATGTAACCTTAGGTGGTCTAACAGTTCTCGGAGTTTCCATGGCAATAATAGCCTTTGTTACAAACATCTATTTTCTATTTGTTGCATTAGTAGTAATGGGTATAGGCACAGGTTCAGTTCTGCCTGCCATTAATACACTAATAACAAGTGCAGCTGAAACATCAGAGAGAGGAATAATAACCTGTCTATATGGTTCCACACGTTTTTTTGGTGTAGCTATGGGTCCACCTACTTTTGGACTTGTAACAGAAATAGGTAAACTCCCCTTATTTTTAGGAGCAAGCGGACTTGTTATAGTTTCAATCGTACTTGGATTTATTTTAATCAAATCGAAAGCATTACTTCCTCCAAAACTTTTACAGGGAAGCTAA
- a CDS encoding glycyl radical enzyme, producing the protein MNQRVFKLHQQSLDAVPCISTERAELITNFYKNDVSISVPVRRALSFKYILENKEICINQGELIVGERGPAPKATYTYPEICSHSQEDLDILNSRDKIPFRVSDKEKSIYKDTIEPFWKGRTMREILFSEMTEQWKDAYEAGIFTEFMEQRAPGHTVLDDKIYHKGFLDFIKDIDESSKSIDYLNDPKAYTKREELKAMKICAKAIIAFAKRYSQKARELAKNEINPQRKLELEQIAEVCDYVPANAPRNFWEALQAYWFVHLGVIVELNTWDAFCPGRLDQHLFPFYKKQIKDGSITREQAEELLQCFWIKFNNQPAPPKVGVTAEESGTYTDFSNINSGGLKPDGSDGVNEVTYIVLDVIDKMRLLQPSTNIQVSKKSPDLFLKRSLQIVRNGWGQPSIFNADMIVKELINQGKTIKDARNGGASGCVETGAFGKEAYILTGYFNLVKVFEITLNNGLDPRTGKIIGLQTGNPDDFATFEDLFEAYQKQLNHFIDIKIRGNNVIERLYANYLPAPFLSILIDDCIKKARDYNNGGPRYNTNYIQGVGLGSLTDTMTAVKYHVYDKKTFTLKEILSVLNNNFEGNEKVRQVLINKTPKYGNDNDYADEVMNSIFQSYYAEVNGRPNTKGGVYRINLLPTTCHVYFGSVIGATSDGRKAYEPLSEGMSPVQGADRNGPTAVIKSASKIDQVLTGGTLLNQKFTPNVLQGEEGITNLLHLVRSYFKLDGHHIQFNVVDKKTLLKAQEEPEKYKDLIVRVAGYSDYFCDLSKALQDEIINRTEHSAF; encoded by the coding sequence ATGAATCAAAGAGTGTTTAAATTACATCAACAGAGCCTTGATGCTGTTCCCTGCATATCTACGGAAAGGGCGGAGCTGATTACCAACTTTTATAAAAATGATGTGAGTATCTCCGTGCCTGTTCGTCGAGCACTCTCTTTTAAATACATTCTCGAAAATAAAGAAATATGTATTAATCAGGGAGAACTAATTGTAGGAGAGAGAGGACCTGCTCCTAAAGCTACATATACGTATCCTGAAATATGTTCCCATTCACAGGAAGATTTAGATATTCTAAATTCAAGGGATAAAATACCCTTTCGAGTAAGTGATAAAGAAAAGTCAATATATAAAGATACCATCGAACCCTTTTGGAAGGGCAGAACAATGCGCGAAATTCTGTTTAGTGAAATGACTGAACAGTGGAAGGATGCTTATGAGGCTGGCATTTTTACAGAGTTTATGGAGCAAAGGGCTCCAGGGCATACTGTCCTTGATGATAAGATTTATCATAAGGGCTTTTTAGATTTCATAAAAGATATTGACGAAAGTAGTAAAAGCATAGATTATCTGAATGATCCTAAAGCTTATACAAAACGTGAAGAGCTAAAAGCAATGAAGATATGTGCTAAAGCTATAATTGCTTTTGCAAAACGCTATAGTCAGAAAGCCAGGGAGTTGGCAAAAAATGAAATTAATCCACAAAGAAAACTAGAACTAGAACAAATAGCTGAAGTTTGTGATTATGTTCCTGCTAATGCACCTAGAAATTTTTGGGAAGCCCTACAAGCATATTGGTTTGTACATCTGGGAGTTATCGTAGAGCTAAATACTTGGGATGCATTTTGTCCTGGTAGGCTTGACCAACATCTATTTCCATTTTATAAAAAACAAATAAAAGATGGCTCAATTACCAGAGAACAGGCAGAAGAACTCCTGCAATGCTTTTGGATTAAATTTAATAATCAGCCTGCACCTCCAAAGGTAGGTGTAACTGCTGAAGAGAGTGGGACCTATACAGATTTTTCTAACATAAACTCAGGAGGATTAAAACCTGATGGCTCAGATGGAGTAAATGAAGTAACATATATTGTGTTAGATGTAATTGATAAAATGAGGCTATTGCAGCCTAGTACAAATATTCAAGTCAGTAAGAAAAGTCCGGATCTATTTTTAAAGAGGTCTCTGCAAATTGTTAGAAATGGTTGGGGTCAGCCGTCCATATTTAATGCCGATATGATTGTAAAAGAGTTGATTAATCAGGGTAAAACAATAAAAGATGCAAGAAATGGCGGCGCAAGCGGTTGTGTGGAAACAGGTGCATTTGGTAAGGAGGCATATATTCTAACTGGTTATTTTAATCTTGTGAAGGTATTTGAAATAACCCTTAACAACGGTCTTGACCCACGTACCGGGAAGATAATAGGGTTGCAAACTGGTAACCCGGATGATTTTGCAACATTCGAGGATTTGTTTGAAGCTTATCAAAAACAGCTTAATCACTTTATTGATATAAAGATCAGAGGTAATAATGTTATAGAAAGACTATATGCCAACTATTTACCAGCACCCTTTTTGTCAATCCTCATTGATGACTGTATTAAAAAGGCTAGAGATTATAATAATGGTGGGCCGAGATATAATACTAACTACATTCAGGGTGTAGGACTTGGTAGCTTAACTGATACAATGACTGCAGTAAAATATCATGTCTATGATAAGAAAACTTTTACCTTAAAGGAAATACTATCAGTATTAAATAATAACTTTGAAGGTAATGAAAAGGTACGACAAGTTTTAATAAATAAAACTCCAAAGTATGGCAATGATAATGATTATGCTGATGAAGTAATGAATTCAATTTTCCAATCATACTATGCAGAGGTTAACGGAAGACCTAATACAAAGGGTGGAGTATATAGAATAAATTTACTGCCCACAACATGCCACGTTTACTTTGGATCAGTTATAGGAGCAACTTCAGATGGTAGGAAAGCCTATGAACCATTATCAGAAGGCATGTCACCTGTACAGGGTGCCGATAGAAATGGACCGACTGCTGTTATTAAGTCAGCAAGTAAAATTGATCAGGTACTTACTGGTGGAACTCTTCTAAATCAAAAATTTACACCTAATGTGTTACAAGGGGAAGAAGGTATTACTAACCTGTTACATTTAGTAAGGTCCTATTTTAAATTAGATGGACACCATATCCAGTTTAATGTAGTTGACAAGAAAACACTTCTTAAAGCACAAGAAGAGCCTGAAAAATATAAAGATTTGATTGTACGGGTAGCTGGCTATAGTGATTACTTCTGTGATCTAAGCAAGGCTCTACAGGATGAAATAATAAACAGAACAGAGCATTCTGCTTTTTAG